Proteins encoded within one genomic window of Oncorhynchus masou masou isolate Uvic2021 chromosome 1, UVic_Omas_1.1, whole genome shotgun sequence:
- the LOC135543238 gene encoding mucin-2-like — MSKVFSKTPSTTKTTTLPSTTTPTSTPTSTSTGASTTKCNGEESCVWSDWINLGQPTSGSEGGDNESIKNIIASGYHICSAPEAVECRAKQYPGLQISQLGQDVTCNPSVGLICKNNEQGLQQKCFDYEIRVKCCQCPPTTHIPTTTTTTTTVLSTTTPTPTTTILTSTAPSTTKTTTLPSTTTPTSTPTSTSTGASTTKCNGEESCVCSVDHDSYTHYYKLNFDSSIYHKNNNSAFYYNSNLYSYINLNRSINYQVQW; from the exons ATGAGCAAGGTCTTCAGCAAAA CTCCATCtaccacaaaaacaacaactctgCCTTCTACTACAACTCCAACCTCTACTCCTACATCAACCTCAACAGGAGCATCAACTACCAAGTGCAATGGTGAAGAAAGTTGTGTGTggtcagactggatcaaccttggtCAGCCAACCTCTGGCTCTGAAGGTGGAGATAATGAATCCATTAAGAACATCATTGCTAGTGGTTATCACATTTGctcagctccagaggcagttgaaTGTAGAGCAAAACAATACCCTGGACTTCAGATCTCTCAGCTTGGCCAAGACGTGACTTGCAATCCATCCGTTGGACTGATTTGTAAAAACAATGAGCAAGGTCTTCAGCAAAAGTGCTTTGATTACGAGATACGAGTGAAATGTTGTCAATGTCCTCCCACAACACACAtcccgacaacaacaacaacaacaacaacagttctgTCGACCACGACTCCTACACCCACTACTACAATCTTAACTTCGACAGCTCCATCtaccacaaaaacaacaactctgCCTTCTACTACAACTCCAACCTCTACTCCTACATCAACCTCAACAGGAGCATCAACTACCAAGTGCAATGGTGAAGAAAGTTGTGTGTg ttctgTCGACCACGACTCCTACACCCACTACTACAAGCTTAACTTCGACAGCTCCATCtaccacaaaaacaacaactctgCCTTCTACTACAACTCCAACCTCTACTCCTACATCAACCTCAACAGGAGCATCAACTACCAAGTGCAATGGTGA
- the LOC135543310 gene encoding mucin-5AC-like has translation MFNYNSNNFYSISSNSIYECSFLYIILYSDNKCFHFLNTNANWWVPETEALVTRGDSETYNNIRAEGHNICEKPSKIQCRAEKYPNVSISQVGQVVQCNVAEGLTCRNEDQSGPFPLCFNYQVRVLCCDEDLCTSKPSTISPTTTRLPVTTTTTATTATISTISTTTLNTKNPTCTVCEWSPWYNVDYPQFGPGGGDNESIKKIRESGKHICEKPVDVICQAVRYPGVPMSELGQKVECNKKVGLICQNKDQGIPPICLDYEIKVKCCKTLNFDSSIYHKNNNSAFYYNSNLYSYINLNRSINYQVQW, from the exons ATGTTCAACTACAACTCCAACAACTTCTATTCCATCTCATCCAACTCCATCTACGAATGTTCGTTCCTCTACATCATTCTCTACAGTGACAACAAATGTTTTCACTTTCTCAACACCAACGCCAACTGGTGGGTACCTGAAACGGAGGCTTTAGTGACGA GAGGAGACTCTGAAACCTACAACAACATAAGAGCAGAGGGACACAATATATGTGAGAAGCCAAGCAAGATCCAATGCAGAGCCGAGAAGTACCCAAATGTTAGCATAAGCCAAGTAGGCCAAGTGGTGCAGTGTAATGTAGCAGAAGGGTTGACTTGCAGAAATGAAGACCAGTCAGGCCCATTCCCACTGTGCTTTAACTACCAAGTCCGAGTCCTCTGCTGTGATGAAGATCTTTGCACATCAAAGCCTTCAACCATTTCACCAACAACTACAAGACTACCTGTtacgacaacaacaacagctacaacAGCAACCATCTCCACTATATCAACAACCACGTTGAATACAAAAAACCCTACCTGCACAGTTTGTGAGTGGTCACCTTGGTATAATGTGGACTATCCTCAATTTGGTCCTGGGGGTGGCGACAATGAATCAATTAAAAAGATTCGAGAATCTGGAAAACATATTTGTGAAAAACCAGTGGATGTCATATGCCAAGCAGTGCGATATCCAGGGGTCCCAATGTCTGAATTAGGACAGAAGGTAGAATGTAATAAAAAGGTTGGATTAATATGCCAGAACAAAGATCAAGGTATTCCTCCAATATGCCTTGACTATGAAATTAAGGTAAAATGTTGTAAGACT CTTAACTTCGACAGCTCCATCtaccacaaaaacaacaactctgCCTTCTACTACAACTCCAACCTCTACTCCTACATCAACCTCAACAGGAGCATCAACTACCAAGTGCAATGGTGA
- the LOC135543388 gene encoding mucin-5B-like, with product MKCLEQSQPFCHTFTSRRTKDLPFTQVLNWLSVSSGVSPMHNGQVCSTWGNYHFKTFDGDIFQLPSTCNYVVTSLCHSSYEDFNIQMRRQVVDNQPTISKITMKLDGVVVELSKGSVVVNGKKATLPFSQSGILIEETTSYIKIKAKLGLVAIWNQEDSFLVEMDIKFRNKTCGLCGDFNGVQQFDEFYSHGMKLSPVDFGNFWKLDGPTESCTDPIKFPPTSCAPNKPVCEQLLSGPAFSSCKDLLAIDSFVEACVSDLCHCDNSTKSFCLCNTISEYSRQCVHAGGKPQQWRTEQFCYKTCPFNMEYQECGNPCVDTCSNPERGQLCEEHCSDGCFCPPGTVFDDVNKNGCIALSQCSCRHNGKTYAPGESYSSTCKDCSCGGGQWKCVDKDCPGTCAVEGGSHINTYDGKAYTFHGDCSYVLTKDCDGMQFTVLGDLVQCGLSDSETCLKAVILSLSEGATVINIQPNGKAFVNGIYSQLPFSVAGVTIFRASSFFIIVQTTFGLQLEIQLSPIMQVYIAASTVWQQRTCGLCGNFNNNQGDDFKVLSGVTEGTAIGFGNTWKTRASCPDIKRSFESPCSLSLDNEKYAQHWCSQLADPKGLFAPCHAVISPDMYKDNCMYDSCNCEKSEDCMCAAVSSYVHACAAEGIQLNGWRDTICNKYSTSCPSTMVYSYSMEISDRSCRCYSDSDFTCSITFEPVDGCVCSEGTYLDDEGKCVPPASCPCYYKGSVVSPGEVISKDGTMCTCKEGKLHCIGDSPDHSTACVAPMVFVNCSNASPGVRGLECQKSCNILDMACISTECISGCMCPPGLVSDGKGGCIKPDLCPCSHNAATYQPGDSIKVDCNTCTCKDRKWQCTTNLCHGTCAIYGDGHYITFDGKRFTFEGDCEYTLTKDYCGNNNANGSFRVITENIPCGTTGTTCSKAIKLFLGNNELILTEGNYQVIERNTGEVVPYQIRTMGIYLVIEANNGLILMWDRKTSMFIKLNPQFKGHVCGLCGNYDGNANNDFTTRSQAVVVNPLDFGNSWKDSASCPDAKNKRSPCTANPYRQSWSQKQCSIIQSKVFTDCHSKVDPSSFYDACVTDSCACDSGGDCECFCTAVAAYAEACNEAGACVAWRSPQICPLFCDYYNPAGECEWHYKACGAQCMKTCRNPSGSCSTQIPPLEGCYPKCPPAQPFFDEDIMKCVEKEQCGCYGRDGKHYNNGEKVPTTENCQTWYVFSNTENLGLG from the exons ATGAAATGCTTGGAACAGAGCCAGCCCTTCTGCCACACCTTCACGTCCAGAAGAACCAAGGACCTTCCCTTCACTCAGGTG CTGAATTGGTTATCCGTTTCCTCAGGAGTGAGTCCTATGCACAATGGCCAGGTCTGCAGCACATGGGGTAACTACCACTTCAAGACCTTTGACGGAGACATCTTTCAGCTCCCCTCCACCTGCAACTATGTTGTGACCTCACTGTGCCATAGCAGTTATGAGGATTTCAACATCCAAATGAGGCGGCAGGTGGTGGACAACCAGCCCACCATTAGCAAGATCACCATGAAGCTGGATGGTGTAGTGGTGGAGCTTTCCAAGGGTTCCGTTGTTGTTAATGGGAAGAA GGCCACCTTACCATTCAGCCAGTCTGGTATTCTCATTGAAGAGACTACCTCCTACATCAAGATCAAAGCAAAACTGGGATTGGTAGCCATCTGGAACCAGGAGGATTCCTTCTTG GTGGAGATGGACATCAAATTCAGAAACAAGACCTGTGGTCTATGTGGAGATTTTAATGGAGTTCAACAATTTGATGAGTTCTATAGCCATG GTATGAAATTGTCCCCTGTCGACTTCGGAAACTTCTGGAAATTGGATGGTCCAACTGAAAGCTGTACTGA cccaatcaagttcccaccaacctcctgtgctcctAAT AAACCAGTTTGTGAGCAGTTGCTCTCCGGTCCTGCCTTCAGCAGCTGTAAGGACTTGTTGGCCATCGACTCATTTGTAGAGGCCTGTGTATCTGACCTGTGCCACTGTGATAACAGCACCAAGTCCTTCTGCCTGTGCAACACCATCTCAGAGTACTCCCGTCAGTGTGTTCATGCAGGGGGGAAGCCCCAGCAATGGAGGACTGAACAGTTCTGCT ATAAAACATGTCCCTTCAACATGGAGTACCAGGAGTGTGGAAACCCCTGTGTTGACACCTGCTCCAACCCTGAGAGAGGCCAGTTGTGTGAGGAACACTGCTCAGATGGCTGCTTTTGTCCTCCAG GCACCGTTTTTGATGACGTCAACAAGAATGGTTGTATCGCCTTGAGTCAATGCTCCTGCCGCCACAATGGAAAAACCTACGCACCCGGAGAGTCTTATTCAAGCACTTGTAAAGATTG CTCCTGTGGTGGTGGTCAGTGGAAGTGTGTGGACAAGGACTGTCCTGGCACATGTGCTGTGGAGGGAGGATCCCACATCAACACCTATGATGGAAAAGCCTACACCTTCCACGGGGACTGCTCTTATGTTCTGACCAAG GACTGTGATGGGATGCAATTCACTGTACTGGGTGATCTGGTGCAGTGTGGGCTTTCTGACAGTGAGACTTGTCTAAAGGCTGTTATCCTGTCCCTCTCAGAAGGAGCCACT GTGATCAACATACAACCCAATGGAAAAGCCTTTGTAAATGGAATCTATTCTCAGCTGCCCTTTTCTGTTG CTGGAGTAACTATTTTCAGAGCCTCCTCATTTTTCATCATCGTCCAGACCACCTTTGGCCTCCAGTTGGAAATCCAACTCTCACCAATCATGCAGGTCTATATTGCTGCAAGCACcgtttggcagcagagaacttgcG GTCTTTGTGGAAACTTCAACAACAACCAAGGAGATGATTTCAAGGTCCTGAGCGGAGTGACTGAGGGCACAGCCATTGGTTTTGGAAACACCTGGAAAACAAGAGCCAGCTGCCCAGACATCAAGAGAAGCTTTGAAAGCCCCTGCAGTTTAAGTCTTGACAATG AGAAATATGCGCAGCACTGGTGCTCTCAGCTGGCTGATCCTAAAGGGTTGTTTGCTCCATGCCACGCAGTGATAAGCCCAGACATGTACAAAGAT AACTGCATGTATGACAGCTGTAACTGTGAGAAGAGTGAGGACTGCATGTGTGCTGCCGTCTCCTCTTATGTCCACGCTTGTGCTGCCGAGGGTATCCAGCTCAACGGCTGGAGAGACACTATCTGCA ACAAATACTCCACCTCGTGCCCTAGCACCATGGTCTACAGCTACAGCATGGAAATCAGTGATCGCTCCTGCCGCTGCTACAGCGACTCTGACTTTACCTGTTCAATCACCTTCGAGCCTGTGGATGGGTGTGTCTGTTCTGAGGGAACCTACCTGGATGATGAGGGCAAGTGTGTTCCACCAGCCAGCTGCCCTTGTTATTACAAGGGCTCAGTGGTGTCCCCTGGAGAGGTCATCAGCAAGGATGGAACCATGTG CACCTGCAAGGAGGGAAAACTCCATTGTATTGGAGATTCACCTGATCA TTCCACAGCATGTGTTGCACCAATGGTTTTCGTCAACTGCTCCAATGCAAGCCCAGGAGTGAGAGGGTTAGAGTGTCAGAAGAGCTGCAATATTCTAGATATGGCCTGT ATCAGCACAGAGTGCATATCAGGCTGTATGTGTCCCCCTGGACTGGTATCCGATGGAAAAGGAGGCTGCATCAAGCCAGACCTTTGTCCTTGTTCTCACAATGCAGCTACTTACCAACCAGGAGACAGCATAAAGGTCGACTGCAATACCTG CACTTGTAAAGACAGAAAATGGCAGTGCACAACTAACCTGTGCCATGGAACCTGTGCCATTTATGGAGATGGACACTACATTACTTTTGACGGGAAACGATTCACTTTCGAAGGAGACTGTGAATACACTCTTACAAAG GACTACTGTGGAAACAACAATGCCAATGGCAGCTTCAGAGTCATCACTGAGAACATTCCCTGTGGAACAACAGGCACCACCTGCTCCAAGGCCATCAAGCTCTTCCTGGGG AACAATGAATTAATCCTGACAGAAGGGAACTACCAAGTCATTGAGAGAAATACAGGGGAGGTGGTTCCTTACCAGATTCGTACAATGGGCATCTACCTTGTGATTGAAGCCAATAATGGGTTGATTCTCATGTGGGACAGGAAAACAAGCATGTTCATCAAACTTAACCCACAGTTCAAG GGAcatgtctgtggtctgtgtggaAACTATGATGGCAATGCAAACAATGACTTCACTACCAGAAGCCAGGCAGTAGTTGTCAACCCTCTAGACTTTGGAAACAGCTGGAAAGACTCTGCAAGCTGCCCCGATGCAAAGAACAAAAGGAGCCCCTGTACTGCCAACCCTTACAGACAGTCTTGGTCACAGAAGCAGTGCAGCATCATACAGAGCAAAGTTTTCACAGACTGCCATTCTAAA GTGGACCCTTCTTCTTTCTATGATGCGTGTGTGACAGACTCATGTGCTTGTGACAGTGGTGGAGactgtgagtgtttctgtacCGCTGTGGCAGCTTATGCAGAGGCCTGTAATGAGGCTGGAGCCTGCGTAGCCTGGAGAAGCCCACAAATCTGCC CACTGTTCTGTGATTACTACAACCCCGCTGGAGAATGTGAGTGGCACTACAAGGCCTGTGGAGCTCAGTGTATGAAGACCTGCAGGAATCCCTCTGGGAGCTGCTCAACTCAGATACCACCTCTTGAAG GTTGCTATCCAAAATGTCCTCCTGCTCAACCCTTCTTTGATGAAGATATAATGAAGTGTGTGGAGAAGGAGCAGTGTGGCTGCTATGGCAGAGATGGAAAACACTACAATAATGGAGAAAAAGTACCGACCACAGAAAACTGCCAGACATGGTATGTCTTTAGTAATACAGAGAATCTTGGTCTTGGCTAA